One Fundulus heteroclitus isolate FHET01 chromosome 1, MU-UCD_Fhet_4.1, whole genome shotgun sequence genomic window carries:
- the LOC105930866 gene encoding natural resistance-associated macrophage protein 2 isoform X1: MFSFLRSARNPPPENIYISSLPPSVPLDPDPEPEPELSGQLEQAEDSGKNQEKAVIQTTHTHRGSSAPSVFLQNHSNDPVSSTYFEQRVPIPEEDTERAFSLRKLWAFTGPGFLMSIAYLDPGNIESDLQSGAKAGFKLLWVLLVATIIGLLLQRLAARLGVVTGMHLAEVCHRQYPTVPRVILWLMVELAIIGSDMQEVIGCAIAFNLLSSGRIPLWAGVLITLIDTFFFLFLDKYGLRRLEAFFGFLITIMAITFGYEYVTVAPDQGQLLKGMFVPYCEGCGPVQLTQAVGVVGAVIMPHNIYLHSALVKSREVDRAKKKDVREANKYFFIESAIALFVSFLINVFVVAIFAEAFYQRSNIEVYNVCNQSGSPNSHLFPLNNKTLEVDIYKGGVVLGCFFGPAALYIWAIGILAAGQSSTMTGTYSGQFVMEGFLNLRWSRFARVLLTRSLAISPTLLVAIFQDVRHLTGMNDFLNVLQSMQLPFALVPILTFTSLPSLMNDFVNGLACKIGGGLVILVVCAINMYFVVVYVTALGSVWLYVLAAVFSVAYLTFVGYLVWLCLIALGLSCLDPGARRGNDTTVLIDEQPEFDS; the protein is encoded by the exons ATGTTCTCCTTCCTGCGCTCAG CCAGGAACCCCCCGCCTGAGAACATCTACATATCCTCCCTGCCGCCCAGTGTTCCCCTGGATCCGGATCCGGAACCGGAACCAGAGCTGTCGGGTCAACTAGAACAAG CAGAGGATTCTGGGAAGAACCAGGAGAAAGCGGTAATCCAGACCACGCACACTCACAGAGGATCTTCTGCACCTTCGGTCttcctccagaaccacagcaatGACCCGGTTTCGAGTACGTACTTTGAGCAGAGGGTCCCTATTCCTGAGGAGGACACTGAG AGAGCGTTCAGTCTGCGCAAACTCTGGGCCTTCACTGGACCCGGGTTTCTGATGAGTATTGCCTACCTGGACCCGGGAAACATCGAGTCTGACCTGCAGTCAGGAGCTAAGGCTGGATTTAAG CTGCTCTGGGTGCTGCTGGTGGCCACCATCATCGGCCTGCTGCTGCAGCGGCTGGCGGCCCGGCTGGGCGTGGTCACCGGGATGCACCTGGCTGAAGTCTGCCACCGCCAGTACCCCACC GTGCCTCGAGTCATCCTGTGGCTGATGGTGGAGCTGGCGATTATCGGCTCCGACATGCAGGAGGTGATCGGCTGCGCCATCGCTTTCAACCTCCTGTCGTCTGGCAG AATCCCGCTCTGGGCCGGCGTGCTCATCACGCTTATCGAcaccttcttcttcctcttcctggaTAAGTACG GCCTGAGGAGGCTGGAAGCCTTTTTTGGTTTCCTTATTACCATTATGGCCATAACCTTTGGATATGAG TACGTGACGGTGGCTCCTGACCAAGGCCAGCTGCTGAAGGGGATGTTCGTGCCCTACTGTGAGGGCTGTGGGCCCGTTCAGCTCACTCAGGCTGTCGGCGTCGTGGGCGCCGTCATCATGCCTCACAACATTTACCTCCACTCTGCTCTCGTGAAG TCTCGAGAAGTGGATCGCGCGAAGAAGAAAGACGTAAGAGAGGCTAACAAGTATTTCTTCATCGAGTCGGCCATTGCCCTCTTCGTCTCCTTCCTCATCAACGTGTTTGTGGTCGCCATCTTTGCTGAGGCGTTCTACCAGCGCTCAAACATCGAGGTG tataACGTCTGCAACCAGTCAGGCAGTCCTAATTCCCACCTGTTCCCGCTGAACAACAAAACTCTGGAGGTTGATATCTACAAAGGG GGAGTGGTTCTGGGCTGCTTCTTCGGCCCAGCAGCGCTCTACATATGGGCCATTGGGATTCTAGCGGCCGGCCAGAGCTCCACCATGACTGGAACGTACTCTGGCCAGTTTGTCATGGAG GGTTTCCTGAACCTGCGCTGGTCACGTTTTGCTCGGGTGCTGCTGACCCGCTCGCTCGCCATCAGCCCCACCCTGCTGGTGGCCATTTTCCAGGATGTGCGGCACCTGACGGGCATGAACGACTTCCTCAACGTGCTCCAGAGCATGCAG CTGCCCTTCGCCCTCGTCCCCATCCTCACCTTCACCAGTCTGCCGTCTCTCATGAACGACTTTGTCAACGGACT GGCGTGTAAGATCGGAGGAGGGCTGGTGATCCTGGTCGTGTGCGCCATCAACATGTACTTTGTGGTGGTCTACGTGACGGCGCTGGGCAGCGTGTGGCTCTACGTGCTGGCCGCCGTCTTCTCCGTAGCATACCTCACGTTTGTGGGCTACTTG GTGTGGTTGTGTCTGATAGCGCTGGGACTGTCCTGCCTGGATCCGGGCGCCAGGAGAGGAAACGACACGACCGTCCTGATAGACGAGCAGCCGGAGTTTGACTCCTGA
- the LOC105930866 gene encoding natural resistance-associated macrophage protein 2 isoform X2 encodes MFSFLRSARNPPPENIYISSLPPSVPLDPDPEPEPELSGQLEQEDSGKNQEKAVIQTTHTHRGSSAPSVFLQNHSNDPVSSTYFEQRVPIPEEDTERAFSLRKLWAFTGPGFLMSIAYLDPGNIESDLQSGAKAGFKLLWVLLVATIIGLLLQRLAARLGVVTGMHLAEVCHRQYPTVPRVILWLMVELAIIGSDMQEVIGCAIAFNLLSSGRIPLWAGVLITLIDTFFFLFLDKYGLRRLEAFFGFLITIMAITFGYEYVTVAPDQGQLLKGMFVPYCEGCGPVQLTQAVGVVGAVIMPHNIYLHSALVKSREVDRAKKKDVREANKYFFIESAIALFVSFLINVFVVAIFAEAFYQRSNIEVYNVCNQSGSPNSHLFPLNNKTLEVDIYKGGVVLGCFFGPAALYIWAIGILAAGQSSTMTGTYSGQFVMEGFLNLRWSRFARVLLTRSLAISPTLLVAIFQDVRHLTGMNDFLNVLQSMQLPFALVPILTFTSLPSLMNDFVNGLACKIGGGLVILVVCAINMYFVVVYVTALGSVWLYVLAAVFSVAYLTFVGYLVWLCLIALGLSCLDPGARRGNDTTVLIDEQPEFDS; translated from the exons ATGTTCTCCTTCCTGCGCTCAG CCAGGAACCCCCCGCCTGAGAACATCTACATATCCTCCCTGCCGCCCAGTGTTCCCCTGGATCCGGATCCGGAACCGGAACCAGAGCTGTCGGGTCAACTAGAACAAG AGGATTCTGGGAAGAACCAGGAGAAAGCGGTAATCCAGACCACGCACACTCACAGAGGATCTTCTGCACCTTCGGTCttcctccagaaccacagcaatGACCCGGTTTCGAGTACGTACTTTGAGCAGAGGGTCCCTATTCCTGAGGAGGACACTGAG AGAGCGTTCAGTCTGCGCAAACTCTGGGCCTTCACTGGACCCGGGTTTCTGATGAGTATTGCCTACCTGGACCCGGGAAACATCGAGTCTGACCTGCAGTCAGGAGCTAAGGCTGGATTTAAG CTGCTCTGGGTGCTGCTGGTGGCCACCATCATCGGCCTGCTGCTGCAGCGGCTGGCGGCCCGGCTGGGCGTGGTCACCGGGATGCACCTGGCTGAAGTCTGCCACCGCCAGTACCCCACC GTGCCTCGAGTCATCCTGTGGCTGATGGTGGAGCTGGCGATTATCGGCTCCGACATGCAGGAGGTGATCGGCTGCGCCATCGCTTTCAACCTCCTGTCGTCTGGCAG AATCCCGCTCTGGGCCGGCGTGCTCATCACGCTTATCGAcaccttcttcttcctcttcctggaTAAGTACG GCCTGAGGAGGCTGGAAGCCTTTTTTGGTTTCCTTATTACCATTATGGCCATAACCTTTGGATATGAG TACGTGACGGTGGCTCCTGACCAAGGCCAGCTGCTGAAGGGGATGTTCGTGCCCTACTGTGAGGGCTGTGGGCCCGTTCAGCTCACTCAGGCTGTCGGCGTCGTGGGCGCCGTCATCATGCCTCACAACATTTACCTCCACTCTGCTCTCGTGAAG TCTCGAGAAGTGGATCGCGCGAAGAAGAAAGACGTAAGAGAGGCTAACAAGTATTTCTTCATCGAGTCGGCCATTGCCCTCTTCGTCTCCTTCCTCATCAACGTGTTTGTGGTCGCCATCTTTGCTGAGGCGTTCTACCAGCGCTCAAACATCGAGGTG tataACGTCTGCAACCAGTCAGGCAGTCCTAATTCCCACCTGTTCCCGCTGAACAACAAAACTCTGGAGGTTGATATCTACAAAGGG GGAGTGGTTCTGGGCTGCTTCTTCGGCCCAGCAGCGCTCTACATATGGGCCATTGGGATTCTAGCGGCCGGCCAGAGCTCCACCATGACTGGAACGTACTCTGGCCAGTTTGTCATGGAG GGTTTCCTGAACCTGCGCTGGTCACGTTTTGCTCGGGTGCTGCTGACCCGCTCGCTCGCCATCAGCCCCACCCTGCTGGTGGCCATTTTCCAGGATGTGCGGCACCTGACGGGCATGAACGACTTCCTCAACGTGCTCCAGAGCATGCAG CTGCCCTTCGCCCTCGTCCCCATCCTCACCTTCACCAGTCTGCCGTCTCTCATGAACGACTTTGTCAACGGACT GGCGTGTAAGATCGGAGGAGGGCTGGTGATCCTGGTCGTGTGCGCCATCAACATGTACTTTGTGGTGGTCTACGTGACGGCGCTGGGCAGCGTGTGGCTCTACGTGCTGGCCGCCGTCTTCTCCGTAGCATACCTCACGTTTGTGGGCTACTTG GTGTGGTTGTGTCTGATAGCGCTGGGACTGTCCTGCCTGGATCCGGGCGCCAGGAGAGGAAACGACACGACCGTCCTGATAGACGAGCAGCCGGAGTTTGACTCCTGA